In Uranotaenia lowii strain MFRU-FL chromosome 2, ASM2978415v1, whole genome shotgun sequence, one genomic interval encodes:
- the LOC129747017 gene encoding uncharacterized protein LOC129747017, producing MAYFCAVKGCLNKFTVTKDNKNIVYHKFPSNKEQFDAWVRFCGRATEWRPRKYLGICSEHFAADCYDDLSQLRQNVVGAKTVRRLALKALPSLKAPPEIPELPEGESGELHVPRMVLRCCVPDCDSSAPKYRLFRIPSKERLSKNPVTNLMILRRHSLWMKVCRLNRPAKQYDRVCSRHFHSGQPASFSDSENRDWIPSLHIKSKFDDDYENDDDYEYILEKGEFGFLYDNDGNAIADEGFSSDEGDVELDRLDISNENQVFVAAPTVVALKNIYPLPQSSHQQKEAVVESSIQPSEVVKRSVQSAATVKMSSQPAAVVKRSIQPSAVVKKSIRPAEIVKSSDKPAAVSKRPPKQGESDDWATIIKHSFELGSDEDNP from the exons ATGGCATATTTCTGTGCCGTTAAAGGTTGTTTGAATAAGTTTACAGTTACTAAGGACAACAAAAATATCGTGTATCATAAGTTTCCCTCGAACAAAGAGCAGTTCGATGCGTGGGTCAGATTTTGTGGCCGTGCGACTGAATGGAGACCCAGAAAATATCTAGGGATCTGTTCAGAACACTTCGCGGCAGATTGTTATGACGATTTATCACAACTCAGGCAGAATGTTGTCGGTGCAAAAACGGTCAGGCGTCTTGCTTTAAAGG CTTTACCCAGCCTCAAAGCACCTCCAGAAATTCCAGAGCTTCCAGAGGGTGAATCAGGTGAATTACATG TCCCCAGAATGGTTCTCCGGTGCTGTGTTCCGGACTGTGACAGTTCCGCACCAAAGTATCGCCTGTTTCGGATACCGTCCAAGGAGCGGTTGTCCAAGAATCCGGTGACGAACCTGATGATCCTGAGAAGACATTCGCTTTGGATGAAGGTTTGTCGTTTGAATCGGCCGGCCAAACAGTACGACCGGGTCTGTTCCCGACACTTTCACAGTGGCCAGCCGGCTAGCTTTTCGGATTCCGAGAACCGCGACTGGATCCCGTCGTTGCACATCAAAAG TAAATTCGATGACGATtacgaaaatgatgatgactaCGAATACATTCTAGAGAAAGGGGAATTCGGCTTCCTATACGATAACGATGGAAATGCTATCGCAGATGAAGGATTCTCCTCTGATGAGGGTGATGTTGAGCTAGACAGGCTGGACATAAGTAACGAAAATCAGGTTTTCGTTGCTGCTCCAACAGTTGTTGCGttgaaaaatatctatccgTTACCACAATCGAGTCATCAACAAAAGGAAGCAGTAGTTGAAAGTAGTATTCAACCCTCAGAAGTTGTAAAAAGGAGTGTTCAATCTGCAGCAACTGTGAAAATGAGTAGTCAACCCGCAGCAGTTGTAAAAAGGAGTATTCAACCTTCAGCAGTTGTGAAAAAGAGTATTCGACCTGCAGAGATTGTTAAAAGTAGTGATAAACCTGCTGCAGTCAGTAAGCGACCGCCGAAGCAAGGCGAAAGTGACGACTGGGCGACTATTATCAAACACAGTTTCGAGTTAGGTTCCGATGAGGATAATCCTTAG
- the LOC129747549 gene encoding heat shock factor-binding protein 1 yields MAEMKADIESDAEQNYSMNVDPKNMQELTIYVQSLMQSVQDKFQTMSDQIISRIDDMGNRIDDLEKSIADLMQQAGVEGGEK; encoded by the exons ATGGCCGAGATGAAGGCGGATATCGAAAGCGACGCCGAGCAGAACTACTCGATGAACGTTGATCCCAAGAATATGCAGGAATTGACCATCTAT GTCCAGAGTCTGATGCAGAGCGTCCAGGACAAGTTCCAAACGATGTCGGACCAGATCATATCCCGTATCGATGACATGGGCAACAGAATAGACGATCTGGAGAAGAGCATCGCCGATCTGATGCAGCAGGCGGGCGTCGAAGGGGGCGAAAAGTAA
- the LOC129747548 gene encoding CBY1-interacting BAR domain-containing protein homolog isoform X1 encodes MLRTSNASTILCEEQSKFILDRISSVEKHFSDLCGAFAEFTRKVARLRDRSDDLAHVTSEYSEAEKYNKSLASGLSSLSKAITLIGDFQDLEVKRLENRIVSELSQYEIVCKHCKESVKETIMVRDKELAKRKQLDQSRVRNARGKKTAKDAELMKTNLEVAKSLKEMEEIVGRFEKRKLENLKGLLLDFVMIELKFHSNAVEVLSATYQDIADIDENRDYQGVHKELKRQNRQFKKYLQQDELSDRYFLQRIKSQSMGALSSMFAAGSASLGRKNKSFSSTSLNSSQEHTDEQPQSGSAVLADEHLKDPHQRSTAVAGIRRNSHNLQRSTESLDSVKRDLFEDSKTSSDEESDSDDESETESEEQRKDRAQPAVARTHHTGLVKQVMKNPRGNLTSTPSHSSPRTTYFVKSINGIFRNIKV; translated from the exons ATGCTCCGTACAAGCAACGCGAGCACAATCCTGTGCGAGGAACAATCCAAATTCATTTTGGACCGGATAAGCTCGGTGGAGAAACATTTCAGTGATCTTTGCGGGGCCTTTGCCGAATTTACCCGGAAGGTGGCTCGGCTGCGGGATCGTTCCGATGACCTGGCCCACGTAACCAGCGAATATTCCGAAGCCGAAAAGTACAACAAATCCCTGGCCAGCGGATTGTCCAGCCTTTCCAAAGCCATCACCTTGATCGGTGATTTCCAGGATTTGGAAGTGAAGCGtctggaaaatcgaatcgtctCGGAACTGTCCCAGTACGAAATCGTTTGCAAACACTGCAAGGAGAGCGTCAAGGAGACCATCATGGTGCGGGACAAAGAGCTGGCCAAGCGTAAGCAACTCGATCAATCGAGGGTGCGCAACGCCCGGGGCAAGAAAACGGCCAAGGATGCAGAGCTGATGAAAACTAACCTCGAGGTGGCCAAAAGCCTTAAGGAGATGGAGGAGATTGTGGGTCGATTCGAGAAACGCAAGCTGGAGAATTTGAAAGGTTTACTGCTGGATTTCGTTATGATCGAGTTGAAGTTCCACTCGAATGCGGTGGAGGTCCTTTCGGCAACGTACCAGGATATCGCGGATATTGACGAAAATCGGGATTATCAG GGCGTTCACAAAGAATTGAAAAGACAAAATAGG caattcaaaaaatatctccaaCAAGACGAGCTTTCCGATCGGTACTTCCTGCAGCGTATAAAATCGCAATCGATGGGCGCGCTCAGTTCGATGTTTGCAGCCGGATCCGCTTCCCTGGGGCGTAAGAATAAAAGCTTCAGCTCCACATCGCTGAATTCATCTCAGGAACACACCGATGAACAGCCACAATCTGGGTCAGCCGTTTTGGCCGACGAACATCTGAAAGATCCTCATCAACGTAGCACAGCCGTGGCCGGAATACGTCGTAATTCTCACAATTTGCAACGGTCGACAGAATCATTG GACTCTGTAAAACGGGACCTTTTCGAGGATTCGAAAACTAGCTCGGATGAAGAAAGCGACAGTGATGACGAATCAGAAACGGAATCAGAAGAGCAACGGAAAGACAGAGCCCAGCCAGCAGTGGCTCGAACCCATCACACCGGTCTGGTGAAACAA GTCATGAAAAATCCACGCGGCAACCTCACAAGCACTCCTTCCCATTCAAGTCCCAGGACAACGTACTTTGTTAAGTCGATAAATGGTATTTTTCGGAATATCAAGGTATAG
- the LOC129747548 gene encoding CBY1-interacting BAR domain-containing protein 1-A isoform X2 encodes MLRTSNASTILCEEQSKFILDRISSVEKHFSDLCGAFAEFTRKVARLRDRSDDLAHVTSEYSEAEKYNKSLASGLSSLSKAITLIGDFQDLEVKRLENRIVSELSQYEIVCKHCKESVKETIMVRDKELAKRKQLDQSRVRNARGKKTAKDAELMKTNLEVAKSLKEMEEIVGRFEKRKLENLKGLLLDFVMIELKFHSNAVEVLSATYQDIADIDENRDYQQFKKYLQQDELSDRYFLQRIKSQSMGALSSMFAAGSASLGRKNKSFSSTSLNSSQEHTDEQPQSGSAVLADEHLKDPHQRSTAVAGIRRNSHNLQRSTESLDSVKRDLFEDSKTSSDEESDSDDESETESEEQRKDRAQPAVARTHHTGLVKQVMKNPRGNLTSTPSHSSPRTTYFVKSINGIFRNIKV; translated from the exons ATGCTCCGTACAAGCAACGCGAGCACAATCCTGTGCGAGGAACAATCCAAATTCATTTTGGACCGGATAAGCTCGGTGGAGAAACATTTCAGTGATCTTTGCGGGGCCTTTGCCGAATTTACCCGGAAGGTGGCTCGGCTGCGGGATCGTTCCGATGACCTGGCCCACGTAACCAGCGAATATTCCGAAGCCGAAAAGTACAACAAATCCCTGGCCAGCGGATTGTCCAGCCTTTCCAAAGCCATCACCTTGATCGGTGATTTCCAGGATTTGGAAGTGAAGCGtctggaaaatcgaatcgtctCGGAACTGTCCCAGTACGAAATCGTTTGCAAACACTGCAAGGAGAGCGTCAAGGAGACCATCATGGTGCGGGACAAAGAGCTGGCCAAGCGTAAGCAACTCGATCAATCGAGGGTGCGCAACGCCCGGGGCAAGAAAACGGCCAAGGATGCAGAGCTGATGAAAACTAACCTCGAGGTGGCCAAAAGCCTTAAGGAGATGGAGGAGATTGTGGGTCGATTCGAGAAACGCAAGCTGGAGAATTTGAAAGGTTTACTGCTGGATTTCGTTATGATCGAGTTGAAGTTCCACTCGAATGCGGTGGAGGTCCTTTCGGCAACGTACCAGGATATCGCGGATATTGACGAAAATCGGGATTATCAG caattcaaaaaatatctccaaCAAGACGAGCTTTCCGATCGGTACTTCCTGCAGCGTATAAAATCGCAATCGATGGGCGCGCTCAGTTCGATGTTTGCAGCCGGATCCGCTTCCCTGGGGCGTAAGAATAAAAGCTTCAGCTCCACATCGCTGAATTCATCTCAGGAACACACCGATGAACAGCCACAATCTGGGTCAGCCGTTTTGGCCGACGAACATCTGAAAGATCCTCATCAACGTAGCACAGCCGTGGCCGGAATACGTCGTAATTCTCACAATTTGCAACGGTCGACAGAATCATTG GACTCTGTAAAACGGGACCTTTTCGAGGATTCGAAAACTAGCTCGGATGAAGAAAGCGACAGTGATGACGAATCAGAAACGGAATCAGAAGAGCAACGGAAAGACAGAGCCCAGCCAGCAGTGGCTCGAACCCATCACACCGGTCTGGTGAAACAA GTCATGAAAAATCCACGCGGCAACCTCACAAGCACTCCTTCCCATTCAAGTCCCAGGACAACGTACTTTGTTAAGTCGATAAATGGTATTTTTCGGAATATCAAGGTATAG